The DNA window GACTCaaacttttattcataatattcaTGACcttatactatttatttttcagtGGAATAAAGGCCTTTccacttttttaattaaattgactataatatttttcaacaaaaattccGTGCCTCCCACGGGTTAACATCTACtttcaatatttgaaaatacAGATTGAGTTGCAATCGCCAAAAGACCGAAAAATTACTTCCTCATTTTTATTAACCACAGCTCttgaaatgtgaaaaatatgATTGTTTGTATCATAATTGTTCTGATTGCTAAGTACCATAACATATGatccatttttaattatttaatcaaattttatattaaaaaaatatgtcgGTATAGCATACTCCAATTAAGAACAATAACTTCACAGCTTATGAAAGGGACTTTGATGTCCTTGCAGAATAAGTTCACCACTGCATTGTCTATTGCAAAATGCCGACATTGAAACTCCGCGTGGACTGGAAAAACTACTCAATCAGTCATCAATGAATGACACCAAATATTCAGGCCATTTCCACTTTACATTTTACCACAATTTCTAAAAAGTATTCATAATGGATAAAATTTGTAGATAGCACCAAGTATAATAAGGGTGTTTTCGGTAgtgtttgttttaattgaaattgataaTCAAAGGCCAAATCTATCTACACTTTTCAAGGGTGATTGGGTGTCTCCAGCCAGAAGACATTGTTGACCTTTCAATACAAAAAAGTTAGACCACGCAACAAAATTAGGACACCTTTGCTATATTTGATAACATAATTTTACATATGAACTCATAATCTATGCCTTCACACCATATTCCTGAGTCACCAGATGGAATCCCACATGATAGATTCAAGTAGGAATAGCATCATTAGCTGTGTACTACTAGACCTCTTTTTGTTGGTAACATTCATCCATTTAATCTCTTGTTATCCAATTTATGTCCCTGATAAAATCCTCCTAAACTGTGGTACTTCTGAAGCATCATCATTCAATGGAGAAATTTGGGTAGGAGATAGTGTATCTAGTTTCTTGCCTCCAGAGTATGGCAACAGCTCATCCACACTCTTGCTCTCAAACATGAAAGACTCTCTAGTACCAAAAGTTCCATACTCAACAGCAAGAATAACTCATTCTCCATTGACCTACTCCTTTCCTTCCTCCCCTGGCCTTAAATTCATTCGTCTTTACTTTCTCTCATCTTTCTATCTGATGATGATCCCCTCCGACAAGGCTTATTTCTCTGTAAAAGCTGGGCCTTACACTCTTGTAAGTGATTTCAATCCATCAGATTTTGCAGAAGAGCTCAACTCGAAATTTTTCACCAAGGATTTCTTACTAAATGTTAGGGAAGACAAACTGACCATTACACTTACTCCATCTCCTTTAATTTCCAAAGCATTTGCTTTTGTAAATGGCATTGAGATATTCCCGGTGCCCAAAAGTATATACTTTCCGGGTTCCAAGGTTCCTGTTCCTTACCTTGGGCACCAGCAAATTTTGCTGACTAATGATGAATATGCTCTAGAAACGCTTTACAAAGTTTGCATTTTTGGTGGAGAAAATGCTTTTGGAATGTGGTCAGATGATTCTAGATACATTTCTCGTTCACACATTGGAGGTGTCCTCGATATATACACTCTTACTGTTAGCTTGAATTACACCACTTTATCTTCAAAGGATTACAATTATTCAGCACCAGAGCAGATATATTGGACTGCCAGGATAATGGGTAGTGATGGAGATGCTAACATGAAGAACAATTTAACATGGTCTTTCCCTGTTGATTCTGGATTCAAGTACCTTGTTAGGCTTCATTTCTGTGAGATATCTATTGGGGTAACGCAGCCCAATCAAAGGGTGTTCAAAGTGTACATAAACAACCAAACAGCAGAGGAGAGGATGGACGTAGTTGCTTCTGCCGGAGCACCATTTACTCCTTTGCACAAGGACTATGTTGTTATGGTTCCTACGGAAAGTGGGAGGAGGAAAGATTTGTGGATCTCACTCCAACCAAACTTGGAGTCAAAACCAAAATATGCCGATGTCATACTGAATGGAATTGAGATCATGAAGATAAGTGATAGTAATCATAGCCTTGCAGCAATGTTCCAATTGAGAAGCGAACAAAGAAATAAGAAAGTTCAACATGTCATCATTGTGGTTGCTGCTACTTTAGGTACTATCTTCGGACTGTTCTtcacatttattattaatatccaCAGAGCAGGGAAAAAATTGAAGTGGAGAAATTCTCATATACTTCCATCAAATTCTAGTAGTAGTCACAAAAACATTCAAACCACAGTAACCTCAGGTCTTTGCCATCAATTCACACTTGAAGAAATCAGCATAGCTACAAGCAACTTCAGTGAAGATCTTGTCATCGGGGAGGGAGGCTTCGGAAAAGTGTACAAAGGCATCATGCATCATGATGGAGTTACTGCTGTTGCAGTAAAGCGCTCTAATCGTAGATCTGGTCAAGGATATAAAGAGTTTCAAACTGAGATCAATTTTTTCTCATTCTGTCACATGAATCTAGTGTCACTGCTGGGATACTGCCAAGAGGGAAATGAACTGATACTTGTGTATGAATACATGGCTGAGGGTCCTCTGTCTGACCActtatataagaaaagaaaacagcCATTGTCTTGGATTCAAAGAATAAAGATCTGTATTGGTGCAGCTCGAGGACTACATTACCTCCACACTAGCACAAGGCACCCAGTGATTCACCGTGATGTGAAGTCGGCCAACATATTATTGGATGAGAATTGGGTAGCCAAGATTGCAGATTTTGGGTTGTGTAGAACAGTTCCCTCACTTTACCAGTCACATGTAAGCACTGAGGTTAAAGGTACTTTTGGATATTTAGACCCTGAATACTATAAGAGAAGAAAACTGACTCAAAAATCTGATGTGTATTCATTTGGAGTGGTTTTGTTTGAGGTGTTGTGTGGAAGAGCAGCTGTGAATCCTGTGGCAGTGGAAGAGGAAAATGAGAAAGTTGGGTTGGCTACATGGGCCATGCACTGTTACAAGTGTGGAAGCATCGATGAATTAGTTGATCCTCATTTAGCAGGCAATGTTAGGCCAGATTGCCTGAGGGCGTTTGTAGACTTAGGCATCCATTGCTTGGCTGATAGAACTGCAGATAGGCCAACTATGGGAGAGGTCCTCAATACTTTAGAGAGGATCCTTTATTTGCAGGATAGTTTAGAGGAACAAGAACCTCATACAATTTCTACAATAGCTTGTGATTAGTGTCTAACCTAATTCCAAAAACTTTATTACTCATTGTGATTAAATTATATgatcaataatttcaaatattacattttcTGTTTATCTTTATATCACATGAATGCAAAAATGGACCAACTCATACCTAAAATCACTTCTTCTCCCGTGTTCCTCTGCACAGCGCTGCTGCACCCACTTCATCCCCTGCACCTCCATTTCCTCCATCAATGGTGATAAatcaaacaacatttcattGCTACTATCAAATATCTAATATATGGAGACCATAAAGGGATCCCATCAACGAAGGAGGTAAGTCATTCCATGAGAGGGACTCCCTTCAGGGCGCAATCGGAGCTCAATTTCAAGCAAATTTGCTTCCAAATACTTAAAGATAAGACACCAGAACTCACCTAAATGGGCGGATGTTTCACCGTCCATGGGGGGGCACCTTCGTAACCAAAGAAGGACTCCTTTACACCGGTTAAGTTAGAAGCTGTCCAGCAAGGATACATTCCCAAAACACCCTATTCTTTggatcaaaaatattttaactaatatccagcttagaatatatttttttatatacttattgAATGTTTTAGAGTATAtttttcagaaatattttcTGCAATAAtatggaaaattatttttatatttgatttatttttggatCAGGAAATATGACTTAGAATActtaattcaaaaaatacttttatgagATTACAGGTTTTATGGGCTACAACCAGAAAATAAGGAAGGTGGAGGAAGAAAAACCATTTATGTCATTCATACATGGCATTGCTCCCTCCACCGCCAACCGTTGCTCCCTCCATTTCTTTgttcatctttttatttttattttatctctcaatacaattttatttttaggattaatatttttttatttctacaaACTCCAATTCCCTACATGAATGTGATAGTTTAGTTTATGTTTAAACAACAAGTATTTGTTATTGACCGGTATgttatttctttctctctttgattTCATCACTCAAACAACACGACCATTTTAATAGTGGACccatgtttttatgttttattttctttcgtCTCTCTACTTTTTATGCttcttttcattgttgtatattttgaactttttgaTTGTTTATCTTACTCACACAATGTACGAA is part of the Vigna radiata var. radiata cultivar VC1973A unplaced genomic scaffold, Vradiata_ver6 scaffold_822, whole genome shotgun sequence genome and encodes:
- the LOC106753233 gene encoding receptor-like protein kinase FERONIA; this encodes MESHMIDSSRNSIISCVLLDLFLLVTFIHLISCYPIYVPDKILLNCGTSEASSFNGEIWVGDSVSSFLPPEYGNSSSTLLLSNMKDSLVPKVPYSTARITHSPLTYSFPSSPGLKFIRLYFLSSFYLMMIPSDKAYFSVKAGPYTLVSDFNPSDFAEELNSKFFTKDFLLNVREDKLTITLTPSPLISKAFAFVNGIEIFPVPKSIYFPGSKVPVPYLGHQQILLTNDEYALETLYKVCIFGGENAFGMWSDDSRYISRSHIGGVLDIYTLTVSLNYTTLSSKDYNYSAPEQIYWTARIMGSDGDANMKNNLTWSFPVDSGFKYLVRLHFCEISIGVTQPNQRVFKVYINNQTAEERMDVVASAGAPFTPLHKDYVVMVPTESGRRKDLWISLQPNLESKPKYADVILNGIEIMKISDSNHSLAAMFQLRSEQRNKKVQHVIIVVAATLGTIFGLFFTFIINIHRAGKKLKWRNSHILPSNSSSSHKNIQTTVTSGLCHQFTLEEISIATSNFSEDLVIGEGGFGKVYKGIMHHDGVTAVAVKRSNRRSGQGYKEFQTEINFFSFCHMNLVSLLGYCQEGNELILVYEYMAEGPLSDHLYKKRKQPLSWIQRIKICIGAARGLHYLHTSTRHPVIHRDVKSANILLDENWVAKIADFGLCRTVPSLYQSHVSTEVKGTFGYLDPEYYKRRKLTQKSDVYSFGVVLFEVLCGRAAVNPVAVEEENEKVGLATWAMHCYKCGSIDELVDPHLAGNVRPDCLRAFVDLGIHCLADRTADRPTMGEVLNTLERILYLQDSLEEQEPHTISTIACD